From a region of the Fibrobacter sp. UWB2 genome:
- a CDS encoding NAD(+) synthase gives MFGFYRFASVSPVLKVADTAYNTEEIIKSAKEAASNGAAFVVFPELCITGYTCSDLFHQELLLQNSFNALLKIAGAFADSDVVLAVGLPLRMFGRLYNCAAFLQHGKLVAVTPKIHLPNQREFYEKRHFSSGRDLLRGAVGGSVGAIRCYFDGVGEVPVTNYFTVKCGALGQNGSECAGSEVRVGVELCEDLWTPVPPSGELALAGANVIVNLSASDALVGKRDYRRNLVLNQSARCMAAYVYASAGVHESTTDMVFSGHLMIAENGSLIAESKPFSRETEIVYADVDVERLNMQRLSEGSFQDFDSREIVARAASFDGLRAVEKLQYRFVSPTPFVPGSLESRDQSCTEIFNIQCAGLAKRLEASRSKRAVIGLSGGLDSTLALLVVAETFKLLKRPALEILSLTMPGFGTTKRTKNNAVLLAELLGVELRTVSIKDACLQHFKDIGHDPQKLDVTYENVQARERTQILMDVANSEGGIVIGTGDLSEIALGWSTYNADHMSMYAVNCDIPKTLVRHIVHWYADNSLKFSADAKTAMELKKVLYDILDTPVSPELLPADNNGQIAQKTESILGAYEIHDFFLYHFAKYGAAPQKLLFLAKYAFAGKFTDEEIEKALTVFVRRFFTQQFKRSCIPDGPKVGTISLSPRADWRMPSDASFADWL, from the coding sequence ATGTTTGGATTCTATCGATTTGCGAGCGTTTCCCCGGTCTTGAAGGTGGCTGATACGGCCTACAATACCGAGGAAATCATCAAAAGTGCGAAGGAAGCTGCCTCTAACGGGGCGGCTTTTGTCGTATTCCCGGAACTGTGCATTACGGGTTACACGTGTAGCGACCTGTTCCATCAGGAACTGCTGTTGCAAAATAGCTTTAACGCTTTGTTGAAAATCGCGGGTGCTTTTGCCGATAGCGATGTTGTTCTTGCCGTGGGGCTTCCGTTGCGGATGTTCGGGCGCTTGTACAACTGTGCTGCGTTCTTGCAGCATGGCAAGCTCGTTGCTGTGACGCCCAAGATTCATTTGCCGAACCAGCGTGAATTCTATGAGAAACGCCATTTCTCGAGCGGTCGCGACTTGTTGCGTGGTGCCGTTGGCGGCTCTGTTGGAGCAATCCGTTGCTATTTCGATGGCGTTGGCGAAGTGCCGGTGACAAATTACTTTACCGTAAAGTGTGGTGCGCTTGGTCAAAACGGCAGCGAATGCGCGGGTTCCGAAGTTCGCGTTGGCGTTGAACTTTGCGAGGACTTGTGGACGCCTGTACCGCCGAGTGGTGAACTTGCACTTGCCGGTGCAAATGTAATTGTGAATTTGTCGGCAAGCGATGCTCTCGTGGGTAAACGCGATTACCGCAGGAATCTTGTATTGAATCAGTCGGCAAGATGCATGGCTGCCTATGTGTATGCATCGGCAGGCGTTCACGAATCGACAACGGATATGGTCTTTAGCGGTCACTTGATGATTGCCGAAAACGGTTCGTTGATTGCCGAAAGTAAGCCGTTCTCGCGCGAAACGGAAATCGTCTATGCAGATGTCGATGTCGAACGCTTGAATATGCAACGCCTGAGCGAAGGCTCGTTCCAGGATTTCGATAGCCGAGAAATTGTAGCGCGTGCCGCAAGTTTTGATGGCCTGCGTGCTGTCGAAAAACTGCAATATCGATTTGTTTCTCCGACGCCATTTGTGCCGGGCTCTCTAGAATCTCGCGATCAGTCTTGCACTGAGATTTTCAATATCCAGTGTGCAGGTCTTGCGAAACGTCTGGAAGCTTCGCGCTCCAAGCGTGCTGTGATTGGACTTTCGGGCGGTCTTGATTCGACGCTTGCATTGCTTGTTGTTGCAGAAACATTCAAGTTGCTGAAACGCCCTGCGTTGGAAATCTTGTCGCTCACGATGCCTGGATTTGGAACGACGAAGCGCACGAAGAACAATGCTGTTTTGCTTGCGGAACTTTTGGGCGTTGAACTGCGGACTGTAAGCATCAAGGATGCGTGCCTCCAGCATTTCAAGGATATCGGCCATGACCCGCAAAAGCTTGATGTGACTTATGAGAATGTCCAGGCGCGTGAGCGCACGCAGATTCTGATGGATGTTGCGAATAGCGAAGGCGGAATTGTGATTGGAACGGGCGACCTTTCCGAGATTGCGCTTGGCTGGAGTACGTACAATGCCGATCACATGTCGATGTATGCAGTCAACTGCGATATTCCCAAGACGCTTGTGCGCCATATCGTACACTGGTATGCGGACAATTCGCTGAAGTTTAGCGCCGATGCAAAAACGGCTATGGAATTGAAGAAGGTCTTGTACGACATTCTCGATACGCCTGTGTCGCCGGAACTTTTGCCTGCCGATAATAACGGACAAATTGCGCAGAAGACCGAAAGCATTTTGGGCGCGTACGAAATCCACGATTTCTTCCTCTATCATTTTGCCAAGTACGGTGCGGCTCCGCAAAAACTTTTGTTCCTTGCGAAGTACGCATTTGCGGGCAAGTTTACGGATGAAGAAATTGAAAAGGCGCTTACGGTCTTTGTGCGTCGATTCTTTACGCAACAGTTCAAGC
- a CDS encoding glutamate synthase subunit beta, with protein MEQVKRIQDVYRPVEERVKDNKEVERKLTSIEIVNQAERCHSCGIPFCHGAGCPLGNLVPEFNAAVALGNAERAYDIISKTAFFPEFTGRVCPALCESACTGNVHNDPVMVRQIEKFIIETAFEEGRVVLPEAEPNGKTAAVIGSGPAGLFAAEALRRKGFAVTVYEKREKAGGLLRYGIPNWKLDKSVIDRRVALLEAAGIKFVYNTEIGKDIAAEYIHKNFDEVFLAIGTPNARDLKIPGRDAEGIFLALDFLHGAEKPGETNPEKFSAKGRKVLVIGGGDTGNDCVGKAIREGCESVLQVEFMPKPPEERSPSTPWPDWPYMLRTSYAQHEGGERRWNVSSKQFIVKDGRVAGVEAVRVEWEMSPQGRPLKPNEVPNSTEVIDTDLVVLAMGFTGVPAEGIVNDLGLSLTPRTAIIQDPARHIYAVGDCANGASLVVRAMADAKAKVATIK; from the coding sequence ATGGAACAGGTGAAACGCATACAAGATGTCTACCGCCCTGTTGAAGAGCGCGTCAAGGACAACAAGGAAGTTGAACGTAAACTCACTTCGATTGAAATAGTAAACCAGGCGGAACGTTGCCATAGCTGTGGCATTCCGTTCTGCCATGGCGCTGGTTGCCCGCTTGGTAACCTTGTGCCGGAATTCAATGCTGCAGTCGCTTTAGGGAATGCGGAACGTGCTTATGACATTATCAGTAAGACCGCGTTCTTCCCGGAATTTACGGGTCGTGTTTGCCCCGCACTTTGCGAATCTGCTTGCACGGGCAATGTCCATAATGATCCGGTGATGGTCCGCCAGATTGAAAAGTTCATTATCGAGACCGCTTTTGAAGAAGGCCGTGTGGTGCTCCCCGAAGCGGAACCGAATGGCAAGACAGCGGCAGTGATTGGCTCTGGCCCTGCCGGGCTCTTTGCTGCCGAAGCGCTGCGTCGTAAGGGCTTTGCTGTCACGGTTTACGAAAAGCGTGAAAAGGCCGGTGGCCTGTTGCGCTATGGTATTCCGAACTGGAAACTCGACAAGTCTGTGATTGACCGCCGCGTGGCTTTGCTTGAAGCTGCTGGAATCAAGTTTGTCTATAATACCGAAATCGGTAAGGATATTGCTGCGGAGTACATACACAAGAATTTTGACGAAGTCTTCCTTGCAATTGGTACACCGAATGCCCGTGACCTTAAAATCCCGGGCCGCGATGCCGAAGGCATTTTCCTTGCTCTCGACTTCTTGCATGGTGCCGAAAAGCCGGGCGAGACGAATCCGGAAAAGTTCTCTGCCAAGGGCCGCAAGGTGCTCGTGATTGGCGGTGGCGATACGGGTAACGACTGCGTCGGTAAGGCCATTCGTGAAGGTTGCGAAAGCGTTTTGCAGGTAGAATTCATGCCGAAGCCGCCTGAGGAACGTTCTCCGTCCACTCCGTGGCCGGATTGGCCATATATGTTGCGTACAAGCTATGCACAGCATGAAGGTGGTGAACGTCGCTGGAATGTGTCGTCTAAGCAGTTTATTGTGAAAGACGGTCGCGTTGCCGGTGTCGAAGCGGTTCGCGTGGAATGGGAAATGTCCCCACAGGGTCGTCCGCTCAAGCCGAACGAAGTTCCGAATTCGACCGAAGTCATCGATACAGATTTGGTGGTGCTCGCCATGGGCTTTACCGGTGTGCCTGCCGAAGGTATCGTGAACGATCTCGGACTTTCGCTCACTCCGCGTACGGCGATTATCCAGGATCCGGCCCGACATATCTATGCAGTTGGCGACTGTGCCAATGGAGCCTCCCTTGTGGTGCGCGCCATGGCCGATGCCAAGGCAAAAGTTGCTACAATTAAGTAG